CTGACATTTCACTTAGTGCAGATGGATGTTTCTCCTTCCTGAATGCTCAGTGGTTCTATGTATCCTTACTATAGATACTTCAAATACATTTCTTCACCTGATAGAGTATGGAGAGAAATTTGTTGTTCTTCCTTAGGCCTATGTTCTTCATAAGCATAGAAAAAATTTATGAAGTCTGATTATTATGCTAAaacacattatatgaaattctcaaagaataaataaaataattatttctggGAGCTTTATTGGCCAtgtagtttttatatttatatttatatttttataattgtaattagaccaattttaaattagaaacaagcttcttttacatatcaatcccagttccctctccattccctcctcccatgttccccaaggACCCCtctatcccaactcctttctgctccccaggaaggatgaggccttccatggggatctacaAATCTGTAATATCATATGCagcagggcctggaccctcccatgtgtgtctagactgagagagcatccctctatgtgaagtaggctcccaaagtccatttgtatactaggaataaatactgatccactaccagagaccccatagattgcccaaacctccaaactgacaaccttgttcagtgggtctggaacagtgctatgctggtttcccagcttcctaggtggtttccaggttctggctattacaaataatgctgctatgagcataggtgaacagatgtccttgttttatgaatgtgcatcctttgggtatatgcctaagagtggaattgctgggtcttgaggaagagtgattcccattttcctgagaaaccgccatactggtttccaaagtggctgtaaaagtttgcacttccaccagcaatggagaagcattcttctttctccacatcctctccagcataaactgtcattggtgtttttgactttagcaattctgataggtataagatgatatctcagagttgttttgatttgcatttgcctgatggctaaggatattgaacacattcttaattgtctttcagccatttttaaattcctctattgagaattctccatttagttctgtatcccactttttagttgaattatttggtgttttgtcaactagcttcttgaattctttgtatattttggaaaacagccCTCTGCctgatgtgaggttggtgaagaccttttcccaatCTTTGTGCTGCTGTTTAGTCTTGCTGACTATGTTTTTtcccctacagaagcttctcagtttcaggaggtcctatttattaattttctggcGTAGCCCAGCTTGTATCAGTTCCAAGTTACAGAAGCCACCACAGGGTCCGTCCTGAATGGGGAAGCATGGACCTGGAAATTCCTAGatacccaatggcaataaagaccagaaaCAGGCATCTTGTTtttggagagctctcagtcccatgctgcaaACTGGAGTCTCCTGTTTATTCCAGCCTCTTCCTCAACTGCTTACTAACTGTTCTCTCATGACATCAGGGACCATTCCTTATCAACCTCTCTCTAGACCCTATTAGCACATACTTCAAAACAGTCTCTACTCAAGTAGATCCAATTCTcagccctggtgcaggcctattcaaatgcttagggctgtagaaatgcaaactaggagacttTCTCCACTGAGGTTATGCCATTCAGTGGCAAATCAGCTAGAATTGCAATACAATTGGGGCTAACACTCCTGATTACTGGAACCAGAGGTCTGGACCCCAAGAAATTCTCTAATTGCATAATTATCATCTCCCTacaattgtcaatctcagtgtctatgctattgGCAATAAAGAAATCCCCTTGTTCAGTTGTTAAAAATATCTGCTGGGGTGTGAAAATATAAGATTATGTCCATACACAGGTTTTGATATCTTTACATGTATTTAGACCAGAGACTACAATATGGAGAAGACATTTTAAGTTCATAtcacaataaaacaagaaacagagTCACTGATTTTATATGGGCTATTTCTAGACATTCTCAGAATGTTCTTCCAGTttgtagaagaaaaaataattcttgaaTGCTCTATGTGTTCCTCtaatttcttcatatattttgccACTTCTGCAGATTCTCTTAGCAAAAAAATAATGACTCTGGCAAATGGCTCTATGGTTATGAAATTTGTTCCCTTGAGGTTAACAGTCCAGCCCTCGTTACAAGTACCCTTTTtcatacatgatcatctcactagatgctgaaaaagccattgacaaaattcaacatcccttcatgacaaagatCTTGGaaaaatcaggaataacaggaacatacctaaacatgataaaaagcaatatacagcaaaccaacaactaacatcatactaaatggagagaaacccagggtaattcctctaaaatcaggaacaagacaaggctgtccactctctccatgtctcttcaatattgtccttgaagttctagctagagcaataacacaacaaaaggagattgaagggttacaaattggaaaggaaaaagtcacactttcattatttgcagatgatatgatagttttcataagtgaccaaaaaaactctaccagggaacaactttagttgataaacaccttcagcaaagtggcaggatgcaaaatttaactccaaatggatcaaagacctcaacataaatccagccacactgaaccacttagaagagaaagtaaaaaatacccttgaacaaattggtacaggagaccacttcctgaacattacaccaatagcacagacactgaggtcaacaattaataaatgggacttcctgaaactgagaagcatctgtaaggcaaaggacacagtcagcaagacaaatcgacagcccacagactgggagaagatattcaccaagcccacatctgacagagggctgatctccaaaatatacaaagaactcaagaagctagtctccaaaacaccaaacaatccaattaaaaaatggggtacagaactaaatagacaattctctttagaggaatctaaaatggctaaaagacacataagaaagtgttcaacatccttatccattagggaaatgcaaatcaaaacaactctgagataccatcttactcctgtcagaatggccaaaatcaaaaacaccaatgacagttcatactggagaggatgtgaagaaagagaaacactcctccactgctggtgggagtgccaacttgtacagccactttgtaaatcagtatggtgactcctcaagaaaatgggaatgagtctaccacaaggtccagcaattaattccactcctaggcatatacccaaaagaagcacattcatacaacaaggacatctgttcaacgatgctcatagcagcactatttgtaatagccagaaactggaagcagccagatgcccctcaaccaaaaatggatagagaaaatgtggtatatttacacaatggagtactactcagcagaaaaaaaaaaaacaatggaatcttgaaatttgcaggaaaatggatggaactagaaggttCCTTGCATTCTATATTTAGTTGTATTTACAGCCTCTTAACACAGTCATTCAAGTTACAGATGCATTGTTTAACACACATAGGTATTTCTGTATCAGCTATTGAATAAAATCCACACCACATGTGTAAAGAATATACAGTATACATTCCTCTCTCAGATGTATGATATTTACTCTGAATATAAATAAACtcagttgtatttttaaaatatatttccaataCAAATAATGTGTTGAAACTCACCTAGATTGATAGTGTACATATTGACCCAAGATTTTCCAATgactatcattttttaaaaaaaaaattactcttttATGTCTACcattattttctctatatttctgtgtatactattaatgttgttttattaaagaaaaaagtgtagCATTTGCAATTTTTGGTTCTTCTGTCCTTGGTacttaatgaaaaacaaactgaGCTCAGGTGCATTGCAGGTTTAGTATTTGCTAAAACAtcctattgtttttttgttttaaggggAACATGTCTTTTGTGCCTACACAATTAGGTGATGATTGTATCAACATGGAGATTATATCTTTGAATAAAAAACATCTGAAGCCTTTTATAAAAGGATTTCTGGTTAAGGAAATATATCAAGAGATACAAGACATGTTAAATAAGCAAGACATGTCAGTGTAGAAAATTATCCATTAAAATCACACAGAAATTTTATCTGATGTAATTTTGCTTTATAGAGATTTAACCATTTTAACTCCCCTTGTGTTGATGAGGTTTTGGCTAAGCTTTCACtgataaactaataaaaattaaaaagtatgatTGTTAATATTTCTGATGGATAAAACCAAAGccaaagcaaagaaaagcaaaccaaGCCTGTCCTGACctacaggacatcaacctggggcaagagagtcagggatagggaatggggacaagagaaacagaaagaacgaccacaagacaggattctgttcaagtggcaaactttacttttttctcaggctagcttatatagtcggcagagcaggatatggggaggggtagaataggttgtttgtgcccaggtgttagtgtaggcaggatattaggaagccacaaagaggatgtttggcatggtaaagagttcatgaataAGAGGttcaggaagggttgcctaggtgactgagcctgtggatgaggactgggtcaagttgtttcttttcttgagctgagtttCTAAGGAgatgctatgtaaaggttaactatgtggcctgccaagcatggcctaagTTCttatgccaagccctgagatttggctcgcAACACAagcccaaataaaacaaacaaacaatctttCCCATGGATCAAACCAAAACCTAATATGCATACCAaaccaaagaaaagcaaacaaaaacacaaaacatgatTGAAGTAAGAAATACTGATCAGATGACATTCCATACTAAGTCACTCCTTTTGTCATTGTAGCagcatttttgttctcttttagtTCTATAAAATTGATCccatataatttgttttcttacttgCCTTGTTCAAAAAGCAAGCATGGCTAATTTTAAGAAGTACATCAGTAGTGACTTGCTTCCATTGAATGGCTCATACTGTATGCTTAGGTTTTATTGGAGGGGTTATGGTAATACTTAAGTTATAGCTTCTTGACTTTTAGCTTACTTAGATCAACTGAGGTATCTGTTCTTTCAAGTTTAGTCCATTTGCAAAACAGTTGACTTGGGAGCAGTATTTTTTGCTTATATATAATAgcttttggtaattttttttacttatttgaaaaaagtatatttgaataagaaaataatatgtgTAGCAATCATTGAGACCCCTGCAACACTAATCACAGGGCAACTCTTGATGGATTTCATTATTATTCAGTTACCAAAAGTGACGATAACAGGGTTATAACTCTCTtttgaaaatatacaatataaactTCAAAATGCCCTAAAATCAGAGTCAATTGCTTTTTCAGAGAAAATCAAGTCATCCtataattttgtttcatattttcagtttctttataaaaTTCACCTTTAAAAGTATAAGTATCTTTTTTGTAAATATCAAATGGAGAAAGCTTTGAAGGGAAGAAATTTACTTGATTTAgcacttaaatttatttattcatgtatttgtatTTCTCAAAAAGCATTCATTCATGTGTCATATTTTACAATAATTTGCTAGTcttgtcatttaaaaacaaaatgatgtatttaaacatatcttttactttttgagattacaGTGTAATCATATCCTTTCCCACATCCCTTTCATCTCTCCAAAGCTTTCCATATACCCTTCCTTGATCTCTTTCTAATTCATGTCATTTTATCATTAATTGTTGTttcttgcatatatatatatatatatatatatatatatatatattcaaatattccTAAATGCATTCTGTTATGTCTATATGATGTTACTTgtaatatatgttttcagggtttcTGCTCTCAACATTGTTTAGTTACCTATAGTTCATTGTGCAGATTTGAGGTCTTGTATCATTCACCAGTCTACTTTAGACTGTCACTTGTTGTAAAGCagtttgtaagtttgtatatgtTTGAATATTGTACAAATGACTACAGAATATATGTGAAACATGTAATTTATTGATGTTGTCACAAACATGAGTTACAGTGGAAGCCATGGAATCTGCTTTGGCCAGAGTATTGGGAAAATGGTAATCTACTTTAGTgggaaataattacattttaaatctgTAACAAAAAGTGAGTCTCCTATAAAAGGTGAGCACAGCAAGTTTTTTGGTAAATCACTAAATTTAATTAATTGGCCACTTCCATAAGCAAGCATTTACTTCTCAGAGCCAGTGTTGATTACAATGGCCATGAAGACATGTACTCTGCAGGAAGACTGACGAACTCAGAACAGGCTTTGCGGTGTGTtcagcattatttttttaaattttatcaactCTTAGTCAAAGATTAACACATTTGTATTTATCTGAGTTGCTATACTATGCTGCAGACATGACATGATTATATACACTGATTTCAAATCCTGTTTTTATTCAATGGGTATATAGCATAATCATATGTTCTATGGCCCTGCTTCCTAACTGTGCAAGCACATTCAGTTATAAGGAGCTTCTTAATATTTAAGTTGCTGGGCTCTGAAGAAGAAATTTATTGATTATGCCATGTGGAGGTATATATtgatttattcactcatttacatatttaaacagattttaaaaacttgtacaTACAACatagaaataatttataatgttttagaattttataatatttacgTGCCTAATAACTTTTAGTTATACCTTGTTTCTATCAACATAGACACactaagacaaaaatatacacattttcatATCATGATACATTTTATTTACACTCTTCACAACATAAATAAATTCCTAAAGtataaattaaatggaaaaagTCTATAAGATAGATAACAAAAGAATGCTGAAAGTGGAAGAGACAGTTTTCTTCAGAGGAGAGCACACAAATTAGTTATCCAATATccaatggtcagccctgaatatatatttacaaagTAACATTAGAAATGCTGACccagttatatttaggaatatatatgcatatatatacatatacatatacatatacatatatatatatacatatacatatacatatacatatatatatatttgtgcatgtagCAACAATCAGTGAAAAAGGAAACCATGAAAGTAAGAAGAAGTAAGGAGGGGcatatttgaagattttttattttctttgtattttaatcTTATTGTTCTCCCACTCAGGACTTTGTCCCTGAAGAACAACCTGCAAGTCCAGGCCAGTAACATGAttgggttctgtttccagcatcagGGAATTTTATTGCTAACTAAGTTGAACACTAGTTGAAAGATATAGTTGAtaagcaagataaaagataaactGTCCTGGAAATCATGACCTTCAGACCTTAAAACCTCCTGAGAGCTAAAATTATGAGAATTTGTTACCGGCTtgacagaattttttaaatgttttattcaatATACTGAGCATTAACAGAATGTGAATGTCCATATGTAAATCATATGAAATATTAATATGATAACATAAGGTTCTGACTCACACAACAGGCTTTGTGagtaacaaatacataaatgtaaaatatagtaTGATATTTTCCATATATATTCCTTATACAATTTAGTAGATGTTGCAATTGTATTTCAAAATGAGTCTAATTTGAATAACTAACACCAGTGCAACATCCATTTctgttatttaatatttatagatAGTTCCAACATGAAGCTGTTGTGTACATATTTCAAACAATCCTTCTCAAGCCAGTAATCTCTGGGGTGTTGAtaactccatttttaaatttcattttaaaagtttctcaGTTTATTATATTATCAAATGATATTTAATATACACAGAGCCTTTCATAAGTCCAATAGCACATATACTCAGACAATATTTCATCATTTCCCATAGGCAGGGCATTATTTGATCTCTatccccttattttttttttaaaatcactacaACATTCCAATGAAAGATGTTCTACGTTGACCATTCCTATTTTACAAGCAAAACCTGAGGCATGGGGATGTTCAATAACCTCTCCAAACTATCATAGTAAGGTAGTAgatgagagagaaataaaatacagacCTTTTGAGTTTTTAGTCCTCATTCTGCTCTACAACAGATGTAGGAAATGCTAAGCCAATCACTAATATGTTGCATTTAAGGAAGGTAAGAGGGACATTCAAGCAGGAATTTATAGAAACTGTAAAATCTTAGAAATTACACAACATATTGCAGTGATTTTGAAGGTTGGGGAAATTAGTTTGGTGGCAGAGCATTGGCTAGTGAGTATGAAGTGCTTAgatcctcttccagaggtcccaaataaaaaaaatacaatctgACTTGAGAGAAATGTTGTAAGAGATAATTACCTGAACTGTGTTACTATATTCATTGACATATTTTGCCATCAAATAGTTATGGCCTTGTATGTAGCATTATTAGTAGAGACTGTGATCAGtgagaaaaagaaccaaaacaatAGTTGTCCCCGAAGAGATGGAAGTGATTGGATGCAGATGGTTCAGAATTGGCTCAAgcacagaaaatgtaaaatccCCATAGAGAAATTTGTGCATGACTCAAATCCCCAAGATCTGAATTACCCATCAGAGCATAGTATGAAAGTGCTGCCAGCTCCTTCTCTCTTTGTATCTGCTATCTGTTCCTAGGAAGATACTGAGTAAGATTCTACTTTGCATATAGCCAAGTGTATTACATTATTAAACACATCTGAAGTGTCTGTTTTCTCAGTGACTAGTATGATAATAAACaatatgttcatttttctccattgCTTTAGTGGATTAAGGATTACTATTGAAAACGATGAGCCAGTTTGAAGAGTTAGAGCATTTGTTGTGACACAAGTTCATGGAATGAGAAACTCAATGCTACAGAGCCTGAAACTGTTCATCAAGGACCTCAGCAGTAAATAACAGGGATACGTATTAGATTAGCTTTGTAAGCAACCAAATTACTTTCTTGATCTTTAAAACAacttgatatatatgtatatatggcaaTAATTTCCATTTaaggtatatatgtatatatatgcatatatatatatatttcttgttTTCAGTTCATTGTGAAATAACTTTTCAATGAAGTTAATTGGTATATGCTCCTTTTGATTCACTGGGAAATAACTTTACAATGAAGCTAATTGGCACATGCTTCATTTTATATTGGGAACCTTTTCTGTATCTATATGTAATAAGAGCACTCTTTTCTGTTGTATCATGATAGGAAATTTGTTATACAATGTGACATAGCTAATTTTCAATGGCACATTGAAAGTCTAGAAATAATCATGTTGGATAAtttacttctatttcattttgaCCAGAAACATCTAATTTTCTCTTCCTGTATTCCAGCAGCCAGGTTCATACTTCTCCTTGTGTGAATATAACTGAAATTGCACACAGATTGCATTTCATGTAATATGTCCCTAAACATGTTTTGTTAAAATGACTTCAAACTGATACTAAGGACCAGAGTTCTgccatttatttctcattttctaaaGTCCTAAAATCCAAGAGAAATTTCTAGACAAATGCCATAGACAAGCAAACAGTCTTTTGCAGAGTCAGTAGATACCTGTGTTGTGAAGCTTAGATGAGCAAGTTCACTTTGCATGTACAGTTCTCACATGAAATCTAATGCTACTGTAACAGAGTTCTCACCATTCCTACattctggttcttttgttttatatttgaaacaGGATTCATAGTTCTAACTCACTAGAGTTCAGTCAGGATAGATTGAAAATATAGGTTACTAGAGCTTCTATTTGTATCAGGGAAGAtatgaaacaaagaagaaatagtGAGATGAGATAAGGTCAATGTTGTTATGAGCATCTCACTTCTGCCTTTCCTCTTGAATTCTATTGCAGTCATCATAGGATTTGACAGCCCTGCTCTCAGATCTGTAAAACAATCATTGAAAATCTTGCATGATCTTCTAATAtcaccattttttttgtttcacaGGATGTCTTATAAAAAAATGACTGTGGCAAATGACTCTATGGTAACTGAGTTCATTCTTTTGGGATTAACAGGCCAGCCTAACCTCCAAATACCCCTGTTCCTGCTCTTTCTAGTAATGTACATGATAACAGCATTGGGGAATTTGGTTTTAATTATTCTCATTGTGTTGAATTCTCACCTTCACACCcctatgtattttttcctttctaactTATCCTTTGTAGACTTTTGTTACTCTTCTGTAATTACACCGAAAATGCTAATGAACTTtatattaaaggaaaatattatctCCTATGTAGGATGTATGACtcagttttacttattttgtttttgtgtcattTCTGAGTGTTATGTCCTGACATCAATGGCCTATgatcgctatgtggccatctgcaatCCACTATTGTATAATGTTGCTATGTCTCACAAGGTGTGTTCCTATCTTATGCTTGGTTCATACTTCATGGGGTTTTCTAGTGCCATGATCCACACTGGATATGTCTTGAGACTGACCTTCTGTGATGGAAAAACCATCGACCACTATTTCTGTGATGCCCTCCCTTTGCTACAGCTCTCATGCACCAACACCTATGTTAATAAGATAGAGATTTTCATTGTAGCAGGAAAAGACATCATTGTGCCCACTTTCATCATCTTTATCTCTTATGGCTTCGTCCTTTCCAGCATATTCCAAATGAGGTCCACTGAGGGCAGGTCAAAAGCCTTCAGCACTTGCAGTTCCCACATaattgctgtctctctgttcTTTGGATCTGGTGCATTTATGTATCTCAAGCCCAATTCAGCTGGACCAAGGAATAATGGAAAAGCATCTTCAATTATTTATACCACTGTAATTCCCATGCTGAATCCATTAGTTTATAGCTTGAGGAACAAAGATGTTAAAGCTGCATTAAGAAATACTCTGAGCAAAAAAATCTTTTAATCagaatttctatttgtttttaattaaaacacgGAATTTCTGTGTTTGATTGTTACAATCTTTCGtaacagattttgtttttacCATGTAAAGGAAAACTGGAGGtttcttattttcagtttttactttgtagttgtttttttgttgtttgtttgtttgattgtttgcttCCTTAGCCTGGGTAGAATATCTTCCTtagcaattttcttcttttaataatagggcagattttattttacttcttcaTTTTCACTATAAACATTATCCTTGAAAGTAGTGAATGATACTTGTTATTGTTTAAAACAATACTATGTTGCTTGGATTCCTTTGAGGATATAGGTATATCATGTTTTAGACATcatcaatatatatttattatattatgatgattcttatgtttatttatattaataatatatgcCACACAGTTCTGAGAATAAAGGTTCCAAAATCATATGTTATCTTCTTATTTGAAGTTCCATTCATTTTATCATAATttctttctacattattttattagttttatttcacaaaattggtgtcttaaaacattttacattttctgcGTGGTATAGAAATCCAGGAGAAGGATTTTGTTTCCTCCAGGCTTCTTCAAGAGGACATTTTGATGGTTCTTTTCATTAGTAAATCACATGATTGTTGTGGTAGTGTAGCTGGCAGATGACAGGTTTAGGAACTGAGTTCATTTGCAAAAAGCACCTTAAATATTTTACGGGTCTTTTTGTTGCAATAATATGATTTTAGGGGAATACCAAACAAATAGGGAACAGgtcaaaacaacaacataaacaacaaataaaggaTATTAGC
This genomic stretch from Cricetulus griseus strain 17A/GY chromosome 4, alternate assembly CriGri-PICRH-1.0, whole genome shotgun sequence harbors:
- the LOC100754776 gene encoding olfactory receptor 145-like isoform X2, translated to MTVANDSMVTEFILLGLTGQPNLQIPLFLLFLVMYMITALGNLVLIILIVLNSHLHTPMYFFLSNLSFVDFCYSSVITPKMLMNFILKENIISYVGCMTQFYLFCFCVISECYVLTSMAYDRYVAICNPLLYNVAMSHKVCSYLMLGSYFMGFSSAMIHTGYVLRLTFCDGKTIDHYFCDALPLLQLSCTNTYVNKIEIFIVAGKDIIVPTFIIFISYGFVLSSIFQMRSTEGRSKAFSTCSSHIIAVSLFFGSGAFMYLKPNSAGPRNNGKASSIIYTTVIPMLNPLVYSLRNKDVKAALRNTLSKKIF